One genomic region from Pseudoduganella lutea encodes:
- a CDS encoding acyltransferase, producing MLTSASPDLPNPLKSAPASLQRNVSIDVLKLVLAFMVVGLHVGLLQDTTPLIGYLFGNGVFRIAVPIFFIINGFYFFPILQRGEARRWFSRVVMLYLFWTVIYGYFWIPPLEPSLFGIAKFFHTIVIGYFHLWYLSGMIGAALLVIVFRSSKPRVAAIVVLGLYGTGVFIQYAGNYHVFSGTVFDRIFNLLWVYRNFLFLGFPFFYIGFAINKYGLQKRLSSGHILLAVAIGAALLLFESSMNYFIRGSDGGYDNLAALLLICPAIFIAVHNCKLYSNQKRIATYSSGIYLVHMFVLQTLQPHVDIGLTAMTLLVMVVSIGITAALIPLSRRVAFVL from the coding sequence ATGCTAACTTCAGCCTCCCCAGATTTGCCAAACCCATTAAAAAGTGCTCCCGCATCTTTGCAGCGGAACGTTTCGATCGATGTATTGAAGTTGGTTCTTGCTTTCATGGTGGTTGGGCTGCATGTAGGTCTGCTGCAGGATACTACGCCACTTATCGGCTACCTTTTCGGGAATGGTGTATTTCGCATCGCAGTACCGATTTTCTTCATCATCAACGGTTTTTACTTCTTTCCAATCCTGCAGAGAGGAGAAGCGAGACGCTGGTTTTCCCGCGTTGTGATGCTTTATCTGTTCTGGACGGTGATCTATGGATATTTTTGGATTCCACCACTGGAGCCTTCGCTATTCGGGATCGCCAAGTTTTTCCATACGATCGTCATCGGCTATTTTCATTTGTGGTACCTCAGCGGCATGATCGGCGCTGCCCTGCTTGTGATCGTTTTCAGAAGCAGCAAACCTCGCGTGGCAGCTATCGTTGTGCTCGGACTGTATGGCACGGGGGTTTTTATCCAGTATGCCGGAAACTATCACGTTTTTTCTGGAACGGTCTTCGACCGGATTTTCAACCTGCTTTGGGTGTACCGAAATTTCCTGTTCCTGGGATTCCCGTTTTTTTACATCGGATTCGCGATAAACAAGTATGGGCTGCAGAAAAGACTATCCAGTGGTCATATTTTGCTGGCTGTTGCAATCGGTGCCGCACTATTGCTTTTCGAATCCAGCATGAATTATTTCATCCGGGGTAGCGATGGGGGGTATGATAACCTGGCGGCACTGTTGCTGATTTGTCCGGCAATATTCATCGCTGTTCATAATTGCAAGCTTTACAGTAACCAGAAACGAATTGCCACGTATTCCAGCGGAATCTATCTGGTACACATGTTCGTACTGCAAACGCTCCAGCCTCATGTCGACATCGGCCTGACAGCGATGACCTTGCTGGTCATGGTTGTGTCGATCGGCATCACGGCAGCCCTGATCCCCTTGAGCCGGAGGGTTGCATTCGTACTGTAA
- the wecB gene encoding non-hydrolyzing UDP-N-acetylglucosamine 2-epimerase, whose translation MKTVYLVAGARPNFMKIAPIVRAMVGHPRLAYRIIHTGQHYDREMNDVFFEELGIPAPDVFMGAGGGSHADQTARIMLGFEKLCLEQRPDAVLVVGDVNSTLACSIVAKKLNIPVAHVEAGLRSGDMTMPEEINRLVTDSISDWFFATEPSAVEHLRREGKPESSIHYVGHVMVDNVLYQAGKLADSGFQAQSLKREFAGRRYGVVTLHRPSNVDDAAMMGRIGSALTEIASEVPLIFPVHPRTRGNLERFGLDLGPNVTLVGPQAYMAFLDLWKDAAVVLTDSGGLQEETTALGVPCLTIRENTERPVTVEEGTNLLVGTDPARIVDEARKVLRGEGKQGRRPHLWDGKAAQRIVAVLDQVLN comes from the coding sequence ATGAAAACTGTCTATCTGGTGGCCGGTGCACGGCCGAACTTCATGAAGATCGCGCCGATCGTACGCGCCATGGTAGGCCATCCCCGGCTGGCTTACCGGATCATCCACACGGGTCAGCACTATGACCGGGAGATGAACGATGTGTTCTTCGAGGAACTCGGCATACCGGCGCCGGACGTGTTCATGGGAGCGGGCGGCGGCAGTCATGCCGACCAGACTGCCAGGATCATGCTGGGTTTCGAAAAGCTGTGCCTGGAGCAGCGTCCCGACGCGGTACTCGTAGTAGGCGACGTCAACTCCACGCTGGCTTGCTCGATCGTCGCGAAAAAGCTCAACATTCCCGTGGCGCACGTGGAAGCAGGACTGCGCAGCGGTGACATGACGATGCCCGAAGAAATCAATCGCCTGGTCACCGACAGTATCAGCGATTGGTTCTTTGCCACCGAGCCAAGCGCCGTGGAACATCTGCGGCGCGAGGGTAAACCTGAATCCAGCATTCACTATGTCGGCCACGTCATGGTCGATAACGTGCTGTACCAGGCGGGCAAGCTGGCCGACAGCGGCTTCCAGGCCCAATCGTTGAAGCGCGAGTTCGCTGGCCGGCGCTATGGCGTCGTTACGCTGCACCGGCCGAGCAATGTCGATGATGCGGCGATGATGGGGCGGATCGGATCAGCGCTGACGGAGATCGCCAGCGAGGTGCCGCTGATATTTCCGGTACACCCCCGCACCCGTGGGAACCTGGAGCGGTTCGGCCTCGACCTGGGGCCGAACGTGACCCTCGTAGGGCCGCAGGCCTACATGGCGTTCCTCGACCTGTGGAAAGATGCAGCGGTCGTGCTGACCGACAGTGGTGGCCTGCAGGAGGAAACCACTGCCCTGGGTGTGCCATGCCTGACGATTCGCGAAAATACCGAGCGTCCCGTGACTGTCGAAGAAGGCACCAATTTGCTGGTTGGCACCGATCCGGCGCGTATTGTCGACGAAGCGCGCAAGGTATTGCGCGGCGAAGGCAAGCAGGGCAGGCGACCCCATTTATGGGATGGGAAGGCAGCGCAGCGCATCGTGGCCGTGCTTGACCAGGTTCTGAACTGA
- a CDS encoding NF038129 family PEP-CTERM protein — protein MLSTILKLRTAVAALALVFGSSAALADTTFAVSIDTTMFGNTGWIDFQYNPAIPGVSPATAVTLSGFQGFDPGAAVETTSQVSGSLASGYVIGNGETFNSLFHAVNYGQVLSFDVTFAGDNVDLSGGAYGSLFGVWAYDADVTATLGASSAADGRLLDITWAPATAPGGSGTFNAVSYSDAASISAVPEPSSWLMLGIGGLLVAGAAYRNRRTNAA, from the coding sequence ATGCTTTCGACTATTCTGAAATTGCGGACGGCCGTCGCCGCCCTGGCACTGGTTTTCGGCAGCAGTGCGGCGCTGGCCGATACCACGTTCGCCGTCAGCATCGATACCACGATGTTCGGCAACACCGGTTGGATTGACTTCCAGTACAACCCGGCCATCCCGGGCGTATCGCCCGCAACCGCCGTGACCCTGAGCGGTTTCCAGGGGTTCGACCCGGGCGCGGCGGTGGAAACCACGAGCCAGGTGTCGGGCTCGCTGGCGTCCGGCTACGTGATCGGCAATGGCGAGACCTTCAACAGTCTGTTCCATGCCGTAAATTACGGCCAGGTGCTGAGCTTTGACGTCACTTTCGCCGGTGACAATGTCGATCTGTCCGGCGGCGCCTACGGGTCGCTCTTCGGGGTTTGGGCATACGATGCCGATGTCACGGCAACACTGGGCGCGTCATCCGCCGCCGACGGCAGGCTGCTCGACATCACGTGGGCGCCTGCCACCGCGCCGGGTGGCAGCGGGACATTCAATGCGGTTAGCTACTCGGACGCCGCATCGATTTCCGCGGTACCCGAGCCTTCGTCGTGGCTGATGCTGGGCATCGGCGGCCTGCTCGTCGCCGGCGCTGCTTACCGTAACCGTCGCACCAACGCTGCCTGA
- a CDS encoding ExeM/NucH family extracellular endonuclease: MTPHAPILGRKTALAAALAAALATPAFAASDIVISQVYGGGGNSGATLKSDFIELFNRSDAAVTLSDWSVQYASAGGGTWQVTRLPAVTIAPGKYYLVQQATGTGGSVALEPDTTGTIAMSGSGGKVALVSSITALAGATPSGGALVDLVGWGSAGHFEGAAPAGGTGNATAVLRNEAGCIDTDNNGADFTVATPAPRNAAAPAHSCNVPVNKPIVLQCPASLGIAQGYAGITSLRASDADSIVNAAAITSAAVPGITLAFDAATVDGGSAAGRLEVAANVPLGDFPVTIRFANDDAQDASCTVNVAVRTLAAITHTIPEIQGSGATSPYANSVQTTEGIVTAKVAGGFFLQDANGDGDPVTSDGLYVYNAAAAEGVAVGQRVRVTGKITEYTPNGASRSYTEMTDVTFAPVLSSGHSVAPTNVALPNARLDQVEGMLVRFTNPLTISQTDYLGSRGELSLSSGRLEIPTNRYAPRSAEAAALAASNAANLIVLDDGIFTTPTTIPYIGEGRTVRAGDLVHDLTGVVDYGALGAGGAGFKLQPTVAPAITRDNPRDGAPALPAGNVKVASANVLNFFTTFTDGTTATGQTNQGCTVGSSTTRGNCRGADNLAEYVRQRDKIVNQLKNVDADVVGLMEIQNNGDTAVGLLVESLNAAYGAPVYAVVPKPAATGTDAIRVAMIYKPAAVTLVGGALADANSVNNRPPMAQTFRAANGEKFSVVVNHLKSKGSCPSGTGPEADNGDGQSCWNATRVAQAQQLVNTFVPQVQAAAGDNDVLLIGDFNAYGMEDPIAAITARGYVNQLERFVRPVELPYSYVFGHQAGYLDHALASASLSPQVVGAAEWHANADEPEVIDYNTNGKPQDLYDAQPYRASDHDPVVISLALQPAYSEVTASVQVNATGLGFNRVTQLFTGSVTLVNRSSAALAGPLSLRFDGLPAGITVVNATGMHDGAPYIRVAGGLAPGASVTLPLTLRNPAKVNATYTAKIFSGNF; the protein is encoded by the coding sequence ATGACACCACACGCTCCGATCCTGGGCCGCAAGACCGCGTTGGCGGCGGCCCTGGCTGCCGCCCTGGCCACGCCGGCCTTTGCCGCTTCCGATATCGTCATCAGCCAGGTCTACGGCGGTGGCGGCAACAGCGGCGCCACGCTGAAGTCCGATTTCATTGAACTGTTCAACCGGAGCGATGCGGCGGTCACATTGTCGGACTGGAGCGTGCAATACGCCAGCGCTGGCGGCGGCACCTGGCAGGTAACGCGACTGCCCGCCGTCACGATCGCGCCGGGCAAGTACTACCTGGTGCAGCAGGCGACCGGCACCGGCGGCAGCGTTGCCCTCGAGCCCGATACCACGGGCACGATCGCGATGAGCGGCAGCGGCGGCAAGGTGGCGCTGGTGAGCTCGATCACTGCGCTGGCCGGTGCCACGCCAAGCGGCGGTGCGCTGGTCGACCTGGTGGGCTGGGGCAGTGCCGGTCACTTCGAGGGTGCCGCGCCCGCCGGCGGTACGGGCAATGCCACCGCCGTGCTGCGCAATGAAGCCGGCTGCATCGATACCGACAACAATGGCGCCGACTTCACCGTGGCCACGCCGGCGCCGCGCAATGCCGCCGCGCCCGCCCACTCGTGCAATGTGCCGGTCAACAAGCCGATCGTGCTGCAGTGCCCGGCCAGCCTGGGCATCGCCCAGGGCTATGCTGGCATCACGTCACTGCGTGCCAGCGATGCCGACAGCATCGTCAACGCCGCTGCGATCACGTCCGCCGCGGTACCGGGCATCACGTTGGCATTCGACGCCGCGACCGTCGATGGCGGCAGCGCGGCCGGACGCCTGGAAGTGGCCGCCAACGTGCCGCTGGGCGACTTCCCGGTCACGATCCGCTTCGCCAATGACGACGCGCAGGATGCCAGTTGCACGGTCAACGTTGCCGTGCGCACGCTGGCAGCCATCACGCACACGATTCCGGAGATCCAGGGCAGTGGCGCCACCAGCCCGTATGCGAACAGCGTGCAGACCACCGAAGGTATCGTCACCGCAAAAGTTGCGGGCGGCTTCTTCCTGCAGGATGCAAACGGCGATGGCGATCCGGTCACATCCGACGGCCTGTACGTCTACAACGCCGCGGCCGCCGAGGGCGTGGCCGTCGGCCAGCGCGTGCGCGTCACCGGCAAGATCACCGAATACACGCCGAACGGCGCCAGCCGCTCGTATACGGAAATGACGGATGTCACGTTCGCGCCGGTGCTGTCGTCGGGCCACAGCGTGGCGCCGACCAACGTCGCGCTGCCGAATGCCCGCCTCGACCAGGTCGAAGGCATGCTGGTGCGCTTCACGAACCCGCTGACGATCTCGCAGACCGATTACCTGGGCAGCCGCGGCGAACTGTCGCTGTCCTCCGGCCGCCTGGAAATCCCGACCAACCGCTATGCACCGCGCAGCGCCGAAGCGGCCGCGCTGGCGGCGTCCAACGCGGCCAATCTGATCGTGCTGGACGATGGCATCTTCACCACGCCGACGACGATCCCCTACATCGGCGAAGGCCGCACCGTGCGCGCCGGCGACCTGGTGCATGACCTGACCGGTGTCGTCGATTATGGCGCGCTGGGCGCCGGCGGCGCCGGCTTCAAGCTGCAGCCGACCGTGGCCCCTGCCATCACTCGCGACAACCCGCGTGATGGGGCGCCGGCGCTGCCGGCCGGGAACGTGAAAGTGGCCAGCGCCAACGTGCTGAACTTCTTCACCACGTTCACCGACGGCACGACGGCCACCGGGCAGACGAACCAGGGCTGCACGGTTGGCTCCTCGACCACCCGGGGTAACTGCCGCGGTGCCGACAACCTGGCCGAATACGTGCGCCAGCGCGACAAGATCGTCAACCAGCTGAAGAATGTCGATGCCGACGTCGTCGGCCTGATGGAGATCCAGAACAACGGTGACACGGCCGTTGGCCTGCTGGTGGAAAGCCTGAACGCGGCCTACGGCGCGCCGGTGTATGCGGTCGTGCCAAAGCCGGCCGCTACCGGCACGGATGCGATCCGCGTGGCCATGATCTACAAGCCGGCAGCCGTCACGCTGGTCGGTGGCGCGCTGGCCGATGCGAACAGCGTCAACAACCGGCCGCCGATGGCGCAAACGTTCCGCGCTGCGAACGGCGAGAAATTCTCCGTTGTCGTCAACCACCTGAAATCGAAGGGCAGCTGCCCGTCGGGCACGGGTCCGGAAGCCGACAACGGCGATGGCCAGAGCTGCTGGAACGCCACCCGCGTCGCCCAGGCGCAGCAGCTGGTCAACACGTTCGTGCCCCAGGTGCAGGCCGCCGCCGGCGACAATGACGTGCTGCTGATCGGCGACTTCAATGCCTATGGCATGGAAGACCCGATCGCCGCCATCACGGCACGGGGCTACGTGAACCAGCTGGAGCGCTTCGTACGCCCGGTGGAGCTGCCTTACTCCTACGTCTTCGGCCACCAGGCGGGCTACCTGGACCACGCACTGGCCAGTGCTTCGCTGAGCCCGCAGGTCGTCGGCGCCGCCGAATGGCATGCGAACGCGGACGAGCCGGAAGTCATCGACTACAACACCAACGGCAAGCCGCAGGACCTGTATGACGCGCAGCCTTATCGCGCATCCGACCACGACCCGGTCGTCATCAGCCTGGCGCTTCAGCCAGCGTACAGCGAGGTCACGGCGAGCGTGCAGGTCAATGCGACGGGCTTGGGGTTCAACCGCGTGACGCAGCTGTTCACCGGTTCGGTCACGCTGGTCAACCGTTCGTCCGCCGCGTTGGCCGGTCCGCTGTCGCTGCGTTTCGATGGCCTTCCCGCCGGGATCACGGTCGTCAACGCGACCGGCATGCACGACGGGGCGCCGTACATCCGCGTCGCGGGCGGGCTGGCACCAGGTGCATCGGTCACGCTGCCGCTCACGCTGCGCAATCCTGCCAAGGTCAACGCCACGTACACGGCGAAAATTTTCAGCGGTAACTTCTAA
- a CDS encoding TIGR03790 family protein — protein MRQSFILPVLLAASAATAAPALQPAQLAIIINDEEPNSVALGEYYRTARGIPDANVVHVRIPGKPRTLTADQFASLKAEIDGRLKPEVQAVLMVWTAPYAVECNGITAAYALGFDAEQCSKTCAPGKPSPYFNATALPGATQQGMRLAMLLPTESVEEGKALIDRGKASGFRIPNAGAYYLVTSEKPRNSRAPFFPKAGAIPQRKLTIHTLRDDALEGRKDIMFYQTGKARVEKLDTLQFLPGALADHLTSVGGDLLGNAQMSSLRWLQSGATASYGTVSEPCNFWQKFSNPAVLLRHYVGGSTAIEAYWRSVAWPAQGVFIGEPLAAPYRR, from the coding sequence TTGCGACAATCCTTCATCCTGCCAGTCTTGCTGGCCGCGTCTGCCGCAACGGCAGCGCCCGCGTTGCAGCCTGCCCAGCTGGCCATTATCATCAATGACGAAGAGCCCAACAGCGTCGCGCTGGGTGAGTACTACCGTACCGCACGCGGCATACCGGACGCGAATGTCGTACACGTGCGCATTCCGGGGAAGCCACGCACGCTCACCGCTGACCAGTTCGCGAGCCTGAAGGCGGAGATTGACGGCAGGCTGAAACCCGAAGTGCAGGCGGTGCTGATGGTATGGACGGCGCCCTATGCAGTGGAATGCAACGGCATCACGGCCGCCTATGCGCTCGGCTTCGATGCCGAACAGTGCAGCAAGACCTGTGCACCCGGCAAGCCCAGCCCTTATTTCAACGCCACCGCACTGCCAGGCGCGACGCAACAGGGCATGCGGCTGGCGATGCTGTTACCGACTGAGTCGGTGGAGGAAGGCAAGGCATTGATCGATCGCGGCAAGGCCAGCGGATTCCGCATCCCCAATGCCGGCGCTTATTATCTCGTCACGAGCGAAAAACCGCGTAACAGCCGTGCACCGTTCTTTCCGAAGGCTGGCGCAATCCCGCAACGCAAGCTGACGATCCACACGCTGCGCGATGACGCCCTTGAGGGCAGAAAAGACATCATGTTCTATCAGACCGGCAAGGCGCGTGTGGAAAAGCTCGATACATTGCAGTTCCTGCCGGGTGCGCTGGCTGACCACCTGACGTCGGTCGGTGGCGACCTGCTCGGTAATGCACAGATGAGTAGTCTGCGCTGGTTGCAGTCAGGCGCCACTGCAAGCTACGGCACCGTGAGTGAACCCTGCAATTTCTGGCAAAAGTTCTCGAACCCGGCCGTGCTGCTGCGTCACTACGTTGGCGGCAGTACGGCAATCGAAGCGTACTGGCGCAGCGTGGCCTGGCCTGCCCAGGGGGTCTTCATCGGCGAGCCATTGGCCGCACCATATCGGCGCTGA
- a CDS encoding serine O-acetyltransferase: MIKIFRLAAWLHRHRIPLLPRLLYGLNRVVFAVVLPPSVVVGKNVLFAYSGLGTVIHARARIGNDVKISQNVTIGGRSGLHDVPVIEDGAEIGTGACVLGPIVIGRNARVGAGAVVLHDIPEGAVATGVPAVVRQKTSGSS; encoded by the coding sequence ATGATAAAAATCTTTCGTCTGGCTGCATGGTTGCACCGGCACCGTATCCCCCTGCTGCCGCGACTGCTATATGGCCTCAACCGGGTCGTCTTTGCCGTGGTCCTGCCACCCAGCGTCGTCGTTGGCAAAAACGTCCTGTTCGCCTATAGCGGGCTTGGCACGGTGATCCACGCACGTGCGCGGATCGGCAATGACGTCAAGATCTCGCAGAACGTGACCATCGGTGGCCGATCTGGTTTGCACGACGTTCCGGTGATCGAAGACGGAGCAGAAATCGGCACGGGCGCATGTGTCCTGGGTCCCATCGTCATCGGACGCAATGCGCGTGTCGGCGCCGGCGCGGTCGTGCTGCACGATATCCCCGAAGGCGCCGTGGCGACAGGCGTCCCGGCCGTGGTGAGGCAAAAAACATCGGGATCCAGTTGA
- a CDS encoding mannose-1-phosphate guanylyltransferase/mannose-6-phosphate isomerase: MKIYPVILSGGAGTRLWPLSRAALPKQLLPVVADKTMLQDTALRLNGRAELMQPLIVCGNEHRFLVAEQLREINVKPLGILLEPEGRNTAPAVAAAAHYLKAIDDQAVMLVLPADHVISDTEAFYAAILRAAALVEHGALATFGIVPTAPETGYGYIKSGEPLPVGDNCFKVERFVEKPDRGTAEEFVKAGNYFWNSGMFLFRADGYLKELQQFQPEIANATADAVSKGYRDLDFCRLNEEAFAASPSDSIDYAVMERTRHAVVVPASIGWNDVGSWSALWEVQQHDENGNVCRGDVYLDGVKNSLVRAESRCVAVIGVDDVVVVETNDAVLVAHKSQVQRVKQVVDHLKCQDRTEHLHHTKVYRPWGCYEGIDIGERFQVKRITVNPGGKLSLQMHHHRAEHWIVVSGTAKVTCGDKVELLTENESTYIPIGMNHRLENPGKLPLHLIEVQSGSYLGEDDIVRFEDVYQRT, from the coding sequence ATGAAAATTTATCCCGTCATCCTGTCCGGCGGCGCCGGCACCCGCCTGTGGCCATTATCGCGTGCGGCGCTGCCGAAACAGTTGCTGCCGGTGGTTGCCGACAAGACGATGCTGCAGGACACGGCGCTGCGCCTGAACGGTCGCGCTGAACTGATGCAACCGCTGATCGTGTGCGGCAACGAGCACCGGTTCCTCGTTGCTGAACAGTTGCGTGAAATCAATGTCAAGCCGCTCGGCATTCTGCTCGAGCCGGAAGGACGCAACACGGCACCGGCCGTGGCTGCTGCTGCGCATTATCTGAAGGCAATCGACGACCAGGCAGTCATGCTGGTACTGCCGGCGGATCATGTGATCAGCGACACCGAGGCATTCTATGCAGCGATCCTGCGTGCCGCTGCGCTAGTCGAGCATGGTGCGCTGGCCACGTTCGGTATCGTGCCCACGGCACCGGAGACGGGATATGGCTACATCAAGAGCGGCGAGCCCCTGCCGGTCGGTGACAATTGCTTCAAGGTCGAGCGTTTCGTCGAGAAGCCCGACCGCGGCACGGCCGAGGAGTTCGTCAAGGCCGGCAATTACTTCTGGAACAGTGGCATGTTCCTGTTCCGCGCCGACGGTTACCTGAAGGAGTTGCAGCAGTTCCAACCCGAAATCGCCAACGCCACGGCCGATGCCGTGTCGAAGGGTTATCGCGACCTCGACTTCTGCCGCCTGAACGAGGAAGCGTTCGCCGCCAGCCCGTCCGACTCGATCGACTATGCAGTGATGGAACGCACCCGCCATGCTGTTGTCGTGCCGGCGTCGATTGGCTGGAATGACGTTGGCTCCTGGTCTGCGTTATGGGAAGTGCAGCAGCATGACGAGAATGGCAACGTCTGCCGTGGCGACGTGTATCTGGACGGCGTGAAGAATTCGCTGGTGCGCGCGGAAAGCCGTTGCGTGGCGGTGATCGGCGTGGATGACGTGGTGGTGGTTGAAACCAACGATGCCGTGCTGGTCGCGCACAAGTCACAGGTCCAGCGTGTCAAGCAGGTGGTCGATCACCTGAAATGCCAGGACCGCACCGAGCACCTGCACCACACGAAGGTCTACCGTCCTTGGGGATGCTACGAAGGCATCGACATCGGCGAACGCTTCCAGGTCAAGCGTATCACCGTCAACCCGGGTGGCAAGCTGTCGCTGCAGATGCACCACCACCGCGCCGAGCACTGGATCGTTGTGTCCGGCACCGCCAAGGTCACGTGCGGCGACAAGGTGGAACTGCTGACGGAAAACGAGTCCACGTACATCCCGATCGGCATGAACCATCGCCTGGAAAACCCCGGCAAGCTGCCACTGCACCTGATCGAAGTGCAGTCTGGTAGCTATCTGGGCGAAGACGACATCGTGCGGTTCGAAGACGTCTACCAGCGTACCTGA
- a CDS encoding sugar phosphate nucleotidyltransferase, whose protein sequence is MKAMILAAGKGTRVRPLTYELPKPMIPILGKPVMAYLVEHLARYGITEIMVNVSYLHEKIEEYFGEGHQFGVQIGYSFEGYTNDDGEVVPEPLGSAGGIKKIQEFGGFFDETTIVLCGDALIDLDLKSALFEHRRKGALATVITREVPWDKVSSYGVVVSDEDGRIREFQEKPDPAHAKSNCASTGIYIFEPEVIDLIPTDRAFDIGSELFPLLAEKGLPFYNQTRKFNWIDIGSVKDYWEVLQGVLLGEVANMAVPGIQVDEGLWVGLNTNIDWSEGTTIEGPVYIGSGVKVDAGAHIVGPTWIGHGSHICSGAKVVRSVLFEYTRVLPDVTLNELIVFKDYSVDRAGEMKHVSQYESDEWANARDRRAARRRENEPDLPHLEQKKA, encoded by the coding sequence ATGAAAGCAATGATACTCGCGGCCGGCAAAGGCACGCGCGTGCGGCCATTGACGTACGAATTACCGAAGCCGATGATTCCAATCCTCGGCAAGCCCGTGATGGCATACCTGGTCGAACACCTGGCCCGGTATGGCATCACGGAGATCATGGTCAACGTCAGCTACCTGCACGAAAAGATCGAAGAGTATTTTGGCGAAGGCCACCAGTTTGGCGTGCAGATCGGCTATTCGTTCGAAGGCTACACCAATGATGACGGCGAGGTCGTGCCCGAGCCGCTCGGTTCGGCCGGCGGCATCAAGAAAATCCAGGAGTTCGGCGGATTCTTCGACGAAACCACGATCGTGCTGTGCGGCGATGCATTGATCGACCTCGACCTGAAATCGGCCTTGTTCGAGCATCGCCGCAAAGGAGCATTGGCCACCGTCATCACGCGGGAAGTCCCGTGGGACAAGGTGTCCAGCTACGGCGTCGTCGTCAGCGATGAAGACGGCCGCATCCGCGAATTCCAGGAAAAGCCGGATCCGGCGCATGCGAAATCGAATTGTGCCAGTACCGGCATCTACATCTTCGAACCCGAAGTAATCGACCTGATCCCGACGGACCGCGCCTTCGACATCGGTTCCGAGCTGTTCCCGCTGCTGGCCGAGAAGGGCTTGCCGTTCTATAACCAGACGCGCAAATTCAACTGGATCGATATCGGCAGCGTGAAGGATTATTGGGAAGTGCTGCAAGGCGTGTTGCTGGGCGAAGTCGCCAATATGGCGGTACCCGGCATCCAGGTCGATGAAGGCCTGTGGGTTGGCTTGAACACGAACATCGACTGGAGCGAGGGTACGACGATCGAAGGACCCGTGTACATCGGCTCGGGCGTGAAGGTCGATGCCGGTGCTCACATTGTCGGCCCGACCTGGATCGGCCACGGCAGCCATATCTGCTCCGGCGCAAAGGTGGTTCGCAGCGTGCTGTTTGAATATACGCGCGTGTTACCGGATGTTACGCTGAACGAACTGATTGTCTTTAAAGACTATAGTGTCGACCGTGCCGGCGAAATGAAGCACGTTTCGCAATATGAATCCGATGAGTGGGCCAACGCACGCGACCGCCGCGCAGCCCGCCGCCGGGAAAACGAACCAGACCTTCCTCATTTAGAACAGAAGAAAGCATGA
- the galE gene encoding UDP-glucose 4-epimerase GalE, which produces MNILVTGGMGYIGSHTVVELINAGHDVVVVDNLANADRAVQERVQRITGKPFEFVEADIRDRAALERAFATRQFDSVIHFAGLKAVGESVAQPLRYYDNNVSGSVALLETMAKFNVKSIVFSSSATVYGDPATVPITEDFPLSATNPYGRSKLMIEEIMRDLHKSDDSWRIALLRYFNPVGAHESGLIGEEPSGIPNNLMPYVAQVAHGKRESLSVFGGDYPTPDGTGVRDYIHVVDLAIGHVKTLDKLATGPGVYTYNLGTGRGNSVLEMVRAFEAASGRQVPYKIVDRRPGDIAACYADTAKAERELGWKAQFDIARMCDDTWRWQSSSK; this is translated from the coding sequence ATGAACATTCTCGTTACCGGCGGCATGGGTTACATCGGGTCGCACACCGTGGTCGAGCTGATCAACGCTGGCCACGATGTCGTCGTGGTGGATAACCTGGCCAACGCTGACCGTGCGGTGCAGGAGCGCGTGCAGCGCATCACAGGCAAGCCCTTTGAATTCGTCGAAGCGGACATCCGCGATCGTGCCGCGCTGGAGCGTGCATTCGCGACCCGGCAGTTCGATTCGGTGATCCACTTCGCCGGACTGAAAGCCGTCGGCGAATCGGTCGCGCAGCCGCTGCGCTATTACGACAACAACGTGTCCGGCAGCGTTGCGCTGCTGGAAACGATGGCGAAGTTCAATGTCAAGTCGATCGTCTTCAGCTCGTCGGCAACCGTTTATGGCGATCCGGCCACGGTGCCGATTACCGAGGATTTCCCGCTGTCGGCAACGAACCCGTACGGCCGCAGCAAGCTGATGATCGAAGAGATCATGCGCGACCTGCACAAATCCGATGACAGCTGGCGCATCGCCCTGCTGCGCTACTTCAACCCGGTGGGCGCGCACGAAAGTGGCCTGATCGGCGAAGAACCGAGCGGCATCCCGAACAACCTGATGCCGTATGTGGCCCAGGTGGCACACGGCAAGCGCGAATCGCTGTCCGTTTTCGGTGGCGATTATCCAACGCCGGACGGCACGGGCGTGCGCGATTACATCCACGTGGTCGATCTCGCGATCGGGCACGTGAAGACCCTGGACAAGCTGGCGACAGGTCCGGGTGTATATACCTACAATCTAGGGACCGGTCGCGGTAACAGCGTGCTTGAAATGGTACGTGCGTTTGAAGCTGCAAGCGGCCGGCAAGTTCCGTACAAGATCGTCGATCGACGACCCGGAGATATCGCCGCCTGCTACGCGGATACGGCAAAGGCCGAGCGAGAGCTCGGCTGGAAAGCACAGTTCGACATTGCCCGCATGTGTGATGACACATGGCGCTGGCAATCTTCATCGAAATAA